The genomic interval GCTGAATGCAGTTTTGAGTCACAGCTGTGCTATAAAAAGGACAATCAGAGCTCTGGTGAGCTTAGAATTCCATTAAGGTTTTGAAAATAAGTAATCTGCTCCGGTTAGGGTACTAACAAACCCTGCCCCAGAAGCCTGTGCAATGCAAGCTATCGCAGGATAAATGAAATGGTTGGGAGAGTCTTCGGTAACATGTCATAGTACCTGGATGGGGGTGATCTGTCATGACCCTTGCTGTGAGAACAGAGGTGTTGGAACAAATAAAGAAAGCCCCTGTTTTTATCCTTGAAATATTGCAGCGTATATTTAATTCTACTTAAAATAATTCAAATTTTGGATCGTATTTCATCACGTTAGCTGAGCAGGGGGTCCTTCTTGCAAGCCCAATCCCAGAATCCCTTGCTCTACCTGTTAGCCACTGCTGTGGTGTTGCCAATGGAAACAGATTATTAGGACTTTCTATAGGGATTATCTAGCGGCATTCTTTTCAGGCTCCTTTTCATTTTAGGGAAACTTTAAATCGTGAGCAATCCCTTTGTTACGCCACGAGTCACAGCCAGAGAGGGTACAGAGAAGCCCCTTTCTAGTCTATAAGTATCTGGTGTGCATAAGGCTGGGTTTTTCACAGCTGACAGACTCCTCGGGGAGTTGCTTGTGttcactgcctcctcctgccccactgagTGGGCCACACTCCTGCCTGCCATTGCCATTCTGGGCAATCTTGCTGACCTCCGTTGCTTCTGCAtccatttcttcctcttcttccatctTGTCTGGTGTAGTGGCGGCTCCTGCTGCTTCTTGGCTCTGTACTCGGCGGGAGGGTCTCATGATGGCCCTGCGGAAGCCCTGCTTGAAGCGGTAGGAGAGGAAGCCATAAATGATGGGATTGGCGCAGCTGTTGGCGTAGGGCAGAACCACCACCAGGAAATAGATGCCAAAAAAGGTCTGTTCCGCAGGCCAGATGACATTGATGATGTTGAGTACATAGAATGGCAACCAGCAGAGCACAAAGACTGCCACCACAGCAACCACCATGCGTGTGACTCTCTTTTCAGAGCGCTTGCGCTTGGCTGTCAATGCTCGTACCTTTCTGCCTGATGACCGAACCTTGACAACAATAAGGAGGTAACACAGGCAGATGACCAGCAATGGCCCAAAGAAACCAAGGGCAGCTGTGTAGATGATGAAGCCAGCTCTCCACACAGAAGCTGGCTCAGGCCACTGGATGTGGCATGTGGTCATGCCTAGAGGGACATCTGAGAACACCACCACTGGCAGCACCACCACTGAAGAGAGCACCCACACTGCAGCACTAACCAACTTGGCTAGCCGGGCCGTCCTCCATTTTGAAGATTTTGCTGGGTGCACCACTGCCAGGTAGCGGTCCACACTCATCACGGTCAGGCAAAAAATACTAGTGAACTGGTTGATGGCATCCACGCCCATCACAAGTCGGCACATGAATGAACCAAAGGGCCAGTAGGACAAAGCATTTTGTGCAGCCAAGAAAGGTAGGCCAAGCATGAAGAGTTCATCCGCTAACGCCAAGTTGAAGATGTAGACGTTGGTCACAGATTCGCTCACCGAATGGCACAAAACTACATAAATGACCAAGGAGTTCCCAGCTAGCCCCACCACACAGACTATAAGGTAAACCAGGGAGATGAGGACATCAGTGACACCCAGGCTGAGGCTGCCAGAAAAACTGGCTGTTGAATTCTCTTCCCATGAGGCTAGTGTGGTGAAGTTGAAATTGTCCATGGCAGAAGAGCTGAGTGATTGTCGTACTGAATCTGTATCTaggaagaacagaaaaaagagagCCATTTGTACCTTATAATTCACAGGGGAATAAGAGAACAATACAACTAGAGAAAGAATGAGAAGTAGAGATAGGATTGAGGTCTCCAGATTTTGGCCACCAACTAGTTTTGTCAAAGACCTGTTTTGACAGAGGTGGTATGTAAGAAGGTGGAGGGCTACAGCCTGCTGCCAAACCGCGTTGCCACAGCCCCAGCTAATCTGCATCCCTCCCTTGCTTCTAAGGTTGACAACCAGGTGGCAATTT from Tiliqua scincoides isolate rTilSci1 chromosome 7, rTilSci1.hap2, whole genome shotgun sequence carries:
- the SSTR3 gene encoding somatostatin receptor type 3, yielding MDNFNFTTLASWEENSTASFSGSLSLGVTDVLISLVYLIVCVVGLAGNSLVIYVVLCHSVSESVTNVYIFNLALADELFMLGLPFLAAQNALSYWPFGSFMCRLVMGVDAINQFTSIFCLTVMSVDRYLAVVHPAKSSKWRTARLAKLVSAAVWVLSSVVVLPVVVFSDVPLGMTTCHIQWPEPASVWRAGFIIYTAALGFFGPLLVICLCYLLIVVKVRSSGRKVRALTAKRKRSEKRVTRMVVAVVAVFVLCWLPFYVLNIINVIWPAEQTFFGIYFLVVVLPYANSCANPIIYGFLSYRFKQGFRRAIMRPSRRVQSQEAAGAATTPDKMEEEEEMDAEATEVSKIAQNGNGRQECGPLSGAGGGSEHKQLPEESVSCEKPSLMHTRYL